A window of bacterium genomic DNA:
TCCCGCCAAGCAGGCCCGCAAGATGATCATCTACCTGTATTCCATAGACAAGGCCTACTATTACGGCGGACCGGCCCGCTGGCTGGGGGCCTTCTACGCGATAGCCCCGGGCATAGCGGGCGGCGACATGAAGAAGTCTAAGCAATACTATGAAGAGGCCATAGCGCTGGCGCCGGCCTACCTGGCCACCAAGGTGCTGATGGCCGAGAACTATTACCCGGAGGTGAAGGACCGGGCCGGGTACGACCGGGCGTTGGACGAGGTGCTGGCCGGCGATCCCGGCTCAATCCCGGAAATCGCCATCGAGCAGAAGGTGGAGCAGGAAAAAGCCAGGAAACTGAAAGCAGCGGGGTTCGAGGAATAAGCCATGGAAAATGAAACAATGGCCGGAATGATACTGTGGCTTGGCATTATTGCCGCCTTCATAATGAACGGGATAATGATATTCAGGACCAGGACCTTGGTCAATGATATCAAGGGGGTGATCAGAACCAGGCAGAACCTGATGATGGCCAAGGAAACCATCAACTTGAGCATGAAGCTGGCCATCTATTACCTGGCCATGTGCGGGGCCATGCTGCTCATTTACCTGCTGCTGGTATCAAAGGGAATGCCGTTCATTTCAATGATGGGTAAGTTGTTCGTTTTCGGGGTCGTCACCCTCCCGGCAGGACTGATATGCAAACACTTTGAGAAGAAGATCAAGAACCTGACGGTGGAGTCAGAAGACCAGACCCTGGCCGCAGCCTTCACGCATTATCTGAGCCAATGGGAAAGGCCTCAATACCAGCTTAAGGACCTGAATCAGACCTAAATCTGCAGGGATCGTAAGCAGGACCAACTATACTGACGGGAAGGAACAAAATTTGTCCAAATTAAGGATCGGAGTCATAGGTACCGGGAATCTGGGCCAGCACCACGCCCGGGTCTGCACCGAACTTCCCAATGCCGAACTGGCCGGAGTGGCCGACATCAATGAAGCCCGGGCCAGGGAGGTAGGCGGGAGGCACAAGGTGCCGTTCTTCACCGATCAACGGGAACTGTTGAAACAGGTGGATGCTGTCAGCATCGTAGTCCCTACAACCGGCCATCATCAGGCGGCCATGGATGCTTTGGCGGCCGGAAAACACGTGCTGGTGGAAAAGCCAATCACCGCCACCGTGGCCCAGGCCCGGGAACTGACAGCTCTGGCGGAACAAAAATTGCTGAAGCTGCAGGTGGGCCATATCGAGCGGTTCAATCCGGCGCTGCTGGCCGCGGCCGCTCATATCCATGACCCCAGATTCATCGAATGCCTGCGGATCTCTCCCTTCGGCGGGCGCAACACCGACGTACCGGTGGTGCTGGACCTGATGATCCACGACATCGACATCGTCCTAAGCTTGGTCAATTCCGAGCTGGAGCGGGTCTCGGCCATCGGCTGCAGCCTGGTCAGCGACCGGGAGGACATCGCCAACGCCCGGCTGGAGTTCAAGAACGGGTGCGTGGCCAACCTTACCGCCTCGCGCATCTCCGGCAAAAAGGAGCGCAAGATGCGGTTCTTCCAGAAGGATTCTTACATCACCGTGGACTTTTTAAATCACGGGGTCAAGTTCCACAAGCTGAAGGGCGATCCCCGCGGAGTGTCCGATCTTTCACAAGTAATGGAACTCATCGAACCGCAGATCGACAAGGTCGAGCAGCTGAAGGCCGAACTGGGATCTTTTGCCGATTGCATCATCAATGACACGATCCCATTGGTAAGCGGCCGGGACGGTCTGAGGGCGCTGCAGGTGGCCGAGGAGATCATGGGGGAGATCGAAAAAAGAAACCAAAGGCTGAGGGGAAAATTATGAGCCAGGTTTATTTTGAAAAGCCGGGACCAGCCAACACCGCAAAGACTTTGGAACTGGCCGGACAAAGGGCCAGGGAGCTGGGGATCAGGACCATCATCGTGGCCACCACTTCCGGGGCCACGGCCCTGGATGCCGCCAGACTGCTCAAAGACTTCAACATAGTGGCGGTGACGCATTCCACCGGCTTCTCGGCCAAGGACATTCAGGAGCTGTCCGAAGAGAACAAGGCCGGGCTGGAAAAACTGGGGGTCAAGGTCCTTACCTGCCAGCACGCTTTGGGCGGTGTGAACCGGGCGGTGCGCTTCAAACTGAAGACCTACCAGCTGGACGAGATCATCGCCTACACCCTGCGGACCATGGGACAGGGGTTCAAGGTCTGCCTGGAGATCGCCATGATGGCGGCCGACGCCGGGCTGGTTTCGGTCAAGGAGGAGGCCGTCTGCATCGGGGGCACCGGCAGCGGGGCCGACACCGCGGTGGTGCTGACCCCGGTCAACGCCCAGGATTTCTTTGACCTGAAGGTCCACGAGATAATCTGCAAACCGCGCCTGTCGTGACGGTGTTGAAGGCCATGAGCATCAAAGAGCCTTCTTTGGTCTTTGACCGGCTGACCGAGGGCTGGCGTCCATACCTTTGCATCGCCCTGCTGGGCCTGGCGGTCTATTTCAGGGCGATCTTCTTTGGGTTTGCCTTTTTTGACGACGACCACCTGATACTGCAGAACTTCGGGAACATCTCCTCCTGGCATAACATATTCACCGCCTTCAAGACCGACATGAACTGGCAGTCTCCAGGCGTCTATTACCGGCCGCTGGTGACGCTGACCTTCATGGCCGATGCCCTGTGGACCGGGAAGGATCCGATGGGCTATCATTTGACCAACATCTTTTTTCACCTTTTGGCTTCCGGGCTGTTTTTCAAGTTTCTGCTGCTTTTGGGATATCCCCGGAAGACTTCATTGTTCGTCGTCCTTCTTTTTGCCTGTCATCCGGTGCTGACCCATGCCGTGGCCTTCATCCCCGGCCGTTACGAAACGGTGCTGGCCATCATGGTGCTGGGTTCGGTGACGGCCTTTTTGAAATATCTTGAAAAACCCGGCTGGTTGTGGCTGCACGGGTTGTTTTTTGCCGGGGCCTTGTTCACCAAGGAAACGGCGGTGATCGTCCCGGTGATCTGCGGTCTGGTGTTTGTTTTACCATCCGACCGCAAAAGGAGATTCAAAGATCTTTGGCCGGCGGCCGCGGTCTGGGCCGTGGTCCTGGCATGTTTTTTAGGCATGAGGTGGCAGGTGGCAAAAGATGTTTCTCCCCAGTTCAACACGCCATACGAGAATATAATCGGGTTATTCAGTTATCTGGGAAAGATAGTCTTTCCCTTCAACCTGTCGGTGATGCCCATACCGGCCGACACCAGGCCGTACTGGGGCCTTGCGGTGCTGGCAATCCTGTTCATTCTGGCACTATGGGGAGGCATCAGAAGGAAGAGATATTTCCTGCTCGGGGCCGCCTGGTTCCTGGTCTTTCTGCTGCCGACGGCGCTGAGGACCCTTAACTTTGCCTATCTGCTGGAGCAGCGCCTTTACCTGCCCTTGATGGGTTTTATGGTGATGGCGATGGAACTGGTTCCGGTTCAAAAACTGTCCGAAAAAAAATGGTCACTGCTCCCGGCGGTTGCGGTACTGTTGTTGTTCTCTGCAACAACCACAAAGCACTCCGCTGTGTACCGCAACGATATCTCTTTTTGGGAAAACGCCATTGAACATTCACCCCATTCGTATTTTGCCCATACGGTGCTGGGCCAGCGCTACTACGCCCAAGGCCATTCGGACCTGGCCGAGAGGGAATTCCAAAAGTCCCTGGCTTTGAGGCCCGGCGACCCGCTGATAGAGAACGACCTGGGCCTGGTCCTGATGGAACAGGGCAAATGGGCCGGCGCGGAAAAAGCCTTCCTCAGCGCCGTTGGAAACCTCCCGGATGACCCCGGCCTGCGCAAGAACCTGGGCTTGGTCTATACCAAGCTGGGCGACTGGCCCGGGGCCGAAACCCAGTACCGGGCTGCCTTGGCCCTGAATTCAAACGATCCCGAGATCTGGGACCGCCTGGCCCTGGTCTGCTACCTCCAGGATAAGTATGTCGAAGCTGCAGGATTCTATGGCCTGGCCGTCAAGGCCGGGATAAAGCCGGACCCCCGGATAATGAAAATGCTTGCTCCCTACACTAATAAGGAGGCCCGATGAACCAGGAGGACATCAGTCCGGCCAAACTGGATGAGTTCAACCGGCTCCAGGACTCGCTGAAAGACAAAAAGCCCCAGGTTCAGGACCTACTGGACCTGTCCAGGGCCGCCAGGGAGGCAGGCCTGCCCAAGGAAGCCAGGAATGATCTGCTGACCGCCGGTGAGTTGGAACCGGAAAACCCGGTGGTGCTGTCGGTCATCTCTGCCGAGCTTGGCCCCGCAGGGTTTAACGAATGGCAGGAGGCCCATAAAAAGGAGATCCCTTTCTGGCGGGACATGAAAAGCACTTTGCTTTATCCGGCCAGCCGCCAGGGTATTTTCATGCTGGGCCTGCTTGCCGTATTTTTTGCCGTGGGAAAGATGTTTGAATATTTGTTCTCGGCGGTGCTTTGGCAGGCTCCCCTGGCCATGACAGTTATGTCCCGCATTGCCGGCGGGCTTCTGGGAATGGCCATGCTGCTGGTTTTGCCGGGTTTATATGCTTCAATCACCTGGCGGACGGCCCTGGGAAAAACCGGCTTCCCCGACTGGCCGGGGTTTGGGGATGTTTTCGCCAACCTGATAGGACCGGCCCTCAAGGCTTTGGCAGTGGGTTTGTGGTCCTTTATGCCCCTGATCATGACGATCACGGCCACCGCCCAGAAAAAAATAAGCCCTTCCGTTTCCCTGACGGCTTTCACCCTACTGCTGGGCTTGCTGTACTTTCCCATGTCTTTTTTGATGATGGTGATGTCCCAAAAACTTTGGCCCTCGCTGCTGCCCTCGCAGGTGCTGGATTCCATGGCCAAAAGCGGCCG
This region includes:
- a CDS encoding Gfo/Idh/MocA family oxidoreductase, coding for MVSRTNYTDGKEQNLSKLRIGVIGTGNLGQHHARVCTELPNAELAGVADINEARAREVGGRHKVPFFTDQRELLKQVDAVSIVVPTTGHHQAAMDALAAGKHVLVEKPITATVAQARELTALAEQKLLKLQVGHIERFNPALLAAAAHIHDPRFIECLRISPFGGRNTDVPVVLDLMIHDIDIVLSLVNSELERVSAIGCSLVSDREDIANARLEFKNGCVANLTASRISGKKERKMRFFQKDSYITVDFLNHGVKFHKLKGDPRGVSDLSQVMELIEPQIDKVEQLKAELGSFADCIINDTIPLVSGRDGLRALQVAEEIMGEIEKRNQRLRGKL
- a CDS encoding pyruvate kinase alpha/beta domain-containing protein, whose protein sequence is MSQVYFEKPGPANTAKTLELAGQRARELGIRTIIVATTSGATALDAARLLKDFNIVAVTHSTGFSAKDIQELSEENKAGLEKLGVKVLTCQHALGGVNRAVRFKLKTYQLDEIIAYTLRTMGQGFKVCLEIAMMAADAGLVSVKEEAVCIGGTGSGADTAVVLTPVNAQDFFDLKVHEIICKPRLS
- a CDS encoding tetratricopeptide repeat protein, with the translated sequence MSIKEPSLVFDRLTEGWRPYLCIALLGLAVYFRAIFFGFAFFDDDHLILQNFGNISSWHNIFTAFKTDMNWQSPGVYYRPLVTLTFMADALWTGKDPMGYHLTNIFFHLLASGLFFKFLLLLGYPRKTSLFVVLLFACHPVLTHAVAFIPGRYETVLAIMVLGSVTAFLKYLEKPGWLWLHGLFFAGALFTKETAVIVPVICGLVFVLPSDRKRRFKDLWPAAAVWAVVLACFLGMRWQVAKDVSPQFNTPYENIIGLFSYLGKIVFPFNLSVMPIPADTRPYWGLAVLAILFILALWGGIRRKRYFLLGAAWFLVFLLPTALRTLNFAYLLEQRLYLPLMGFMVMAMELVPVQKLSEKKWSLLPAVAVLLLFSATTTKHSAVYRNDISFWENAIEHSPHSYFAHTVLGQRYYAQGHSDLAEREFQKSLALRPGDPLIENDLGLVLMEQGKWAGAEKAFLSAVGNLPDDPGLRKNLGLVYTKLGDWPGAETQYRAALALNSNDPEIWDRLALVCYLQDKYVEAAGFYGLAVKAGIKPDPRIMKMLAPYTNKEAR